One Magnolia sinica isolate HGM2019 chromosome 2, MsV1, whole genome shotgun sequence genomic window, tggtccacttgagctttggatatgcttcctttttattctttagacctcaaattatctattaacatggatgaacggagtggataaaataaataaataacggtggaccccatagagtttactatggtaagggtaatgagtaactcacctaaatatagtggagaggggtttccttaaaacattcataatcatatatgggGCTtgtctaaatgtgattcacatatccaacccactcattacgtgtgtcccacttggatgaggggtcagaccaagttttagccgcatccaaaactcatgtgggccccactaagtgcttttatatttttttagtatgtcttcacatggttttagatggtatggcccaccttggatgatttttgagatatctcataacctaaaggggacacatcaaatgcacggtgttgatgttcgacacacatcatgatggggcccacaaaacttactaacatcaattcttaggttcttgcGAGGTCAATAAGCTAGGTCACAATTTTGAGcagaatatttagcccattttatatgtttggtccattcactctattttactaatcaataccctcaatttgactagttactcgccccgatcgggctagctacatatgagaaagatattgggcatacaagattgatcaacaatttgagtgaaatttgatttaaacatctaaagttatttactcttcaagcTGGACTAATTAGAATGTCCAAAAATgtttaaatgttcaattagtagatgtgcctaataatttattaaaaaataaataaaatttcacagataaatttcaatttccatttaaaaataacatttttttttcaaaatgtatatttttttactcttaatttttccttgaaaaattttaacaaaatatcatttttattataaaatatttcaaaaaaaaattaaaatacaaattctgaattttttttttcaaaatctctaaaattttcacaaattttaatttttttatcccaaaaattccaaaatgctgattttttttcttcaaaagcatcattttcttttcaacttttcaattttcttttttaaaatgatatttttttttcaaaatctcagtgtttttataaataactttttcttttaatttcaaattttgaacattttcaattactttccaaaatcacaaattttttcaacttcattatttttcgtttcaaaatgtttgttttttaatagagtatcaattttttaatattgttttattttaaaattttcaattctttctaacttctccaattttttttaaagcatttttttcgaacttgtcaatttttatcgaacttctcaattttattttatttttcaaaatacaaactctcattttctttttgaaaatattttcatttttcaacattgtgaaaattttcacattttttaagatctttttaattttccttttcaggatattatttttttctcaaaatcaaattcttttttttttttttcaaatttctcaactttattcaatattcctttttttcccacaaaatagatttttattaaatcacgatttttatttttataaaatctctttttttctcaaacattgttaaattttttaaacttctcaatattctttttcatgtgatattacaaatcatttaaatattagttttaaattttaaaaaaaataattttcactcatttgatataaaaacaaattttattttttattttttttgcattcaatcaattgttaaaaactaatcttatatacaaatatgcacaattaaaccactgaaattctactaaaaaacaattattagactacaaaaaaacataattttccaccatattctaaaaaaataaatgtttaaggcaaaagtccttttacgacaaACCATGATCCATCGCAAAAGCAACTAAAAACCGTCGTGAATTGcgattttgggcgggaatttgcaatGGATGTTCGGTTGCAAAATCAAattttgcgacggatttagtccgtcgccaTTTTACAACGGACTATAATCCGTCATAAATCTGTCGTAAATTAGATTTTAGcgattttggtccgtcgcaaaattCACAAGGATTTTCGAGAAAGACGGGATTGGCGACGGACATTTTCCGTTAGCGACGGATTATATTCGTCGTAAATTTGCAATTTTGGCATAGTGAGTGGAATTTTTTGCAACAGGTTCTACTGAAATTTGGGTTTGATGTAAGCTGGGTAAAATCAGTTGAATCTTGCTAGAATAATAACTGGTTTTCAGTTCTAGTCAATGGGGTATGTTGTTGTTTCTTCAAGTCCTCTCGCGGGTTGAGACAAGGCGACCTCCTTTCCCCTAGCCTATTCATTCTAACCACTGAAGTTTTCAGTAGGGGTCTATCCAGGCTAGTCTCCCATGGGCTGTGTACTCCATTCAAAACTTAAACAAGGCTGCAAATAGGTCTCCCACTTGCTATACGTAGATGACACTGTCTTGTTCCTCAACAGTTCTACCAAGTCTCTCTAAGTGGTTAAAAACTTCATCTCCAACTTCCAGTCCGCTTCAGGCCAAAGTGTAAACCTACGTAAGAGTTCCTTCCATTGCTCCTCCAAGTTGTCCACTGCCAGGATTAGAAGCATCCAACAGATTCTTGGGATTAGCAAAGATGCGGGCTGTTTCTCTTACCTGAGAGTTCCAATAATCAAAGGCAGTATCAAATGTAACTCTTTCGCCCCCCTGCTGGATAAACTAGCTGCCAAGGTACAAGGCTGGAGTGCTAGAGTTCTCTCCCAAGCTGGTAGACTCACCCTCATCTCATCTATTCTTTGCAGTATCCCTATCCATACCTTAGCTGCCACGGTCGTGCCCAAGAAAGTCCTAAGGAATGCAGAAACAATGTTTGCCAATTTCTTCTGGGGATGGCGAGATGGCAAGCCAAATCTGCATTGGAGAAAGTCGTACTCCATTGTCATGCCAAAAGTCGAGGGTGGACTGGGAGTTAGGAAGCTGAAGGATGTAATGAAAGGCCTTCATTTAAAGATGGCGTGGGGAGCCAAACATGGGGAGAACGACAGCCTATGGAGTGAATTCATTCGCTCTAAATATATGCAAAACTCGGCAGACAACAACTCCATCAGATTGGCTCGGGTGCTTCCCCAATCTGGAAAATTTTAGAGGGACTTTTCCCCATTTTGGATAGACACGCCTAATGGGTGGTAGGCTGAGGCAACTGCATCATGTGGAACTCTAACTAGACCAGGCCGGGCCCTCTGAGTTCTCTCCCATCGCTTCACATCTCAGCTTCCATGAGAGACCTTAGAGTGGTTGACTTCCTAGATGCACAGCATCAAGCAAGATGCATCTCAAACTCTTCCAATTTGGCTCGAGGACTTTATTGTTAGTGGAGGTTTCTACACTTCTGATGTAGATGACATCCTTCTCTGGCCGTTCAATCCTACTGGTAATTTCTCTATCAAATCAGCTGGGAACATTAGTAGAGACAGAGGGAAGATTCTTCCATGGGCCAAGAAAGTGTGGCGCCTAAAGATTCCCCCAAAAATCTCCTCATTTCTGTGGAGACTACTGCATGGTGCTTTACCTGTTGATGATCATATTCAGTTAAAAGGGATCCACTTAGCTTCAATTTGCAACTGCTACAGGAACGCGCCTGCAGCTAGCCCTCAAGTCGAATCCCTCTCACCTTTTCGTACTTGGCTCTCTAGCTAATTGTGTCTGGCAGCGTTCAGCTGATTTCTTCGGGATTGCGCTATTCCGTCAAAACTCCATCCAAAACCGGCTCCATTGGTGGTGGCATAGACCCCTTCCTTATCGTAGCAACCAAGTGGGCCTCTGTTTAGCCCTAGCCTTCATTCTGTGGGAGGTTTGGAAAGCTAGGAATGCAGCCAAGTTTGACAATAAGGAGCTCTCTACTACTGGTGTTTTCTCTAAGGTTATATGGTGGTTGGAGACCCTCTTCCCCCAGATTGCGAGAAACATCCAGCGTCATCCTTCTTCATCTGCTACTTCCTCAACTATCCCCCTTGCCGGCTCTCCCCGTCCCGCCCGCTCATTCTCTATTGTCAAGTGGGTCAAGCCCAGAGAGGGATGTTTCAAGTTAAATGTGGACGGTTCCACGCTCTCAAATCTAGGCCCTGCAGGTGGAGGCGGCATCTATAGAGATCATCTAGGCAATCCGATCTTCACTTTCGTCTGCAGCTACGGTGAAGCATCCAACAATATGGTTGAATTGCGTGCTATTCTCAACAGTTCAAAATTTTGTTTGTCTCATGGCCTCTCTGGAGTCATCATTGAATCAGACTCCAGTTGGGTGGTGTCCTGTCTCATGATGGATTCCTTTCCCTCTTGGAAATGGTCCTATTGGCTGACTAGGGTCAAGATGCTCTTCTCTCGGGGTAATTTTCGGATAGCCCATGTTCTAGGAGAAGCCAACAGTCCGGCTAATGGTCTGGCCAAAAAAAATTTAGCAGAACGCAAACTAACAAGTTATTCCATGATCTTTCCTCCCTTCCTCGGATGGTTAAGGGCCAGGTTCGTATGGATAAAACAGGATTAGGCTACATTAGGGAGTATTCTAGAAACCTCTCTATATAGAATATGATAGGCAGTGCAGGCCTCTGCCCTGGTCCTCTGCCCGAATAGGCTTTCTTCTAAATTTTGCCTAGCAATGAAAATCATTTCAggattttattgtattttattattttattttttttaaatcattgatAGCTCCATACAGACGGCTAATGTTGCCACCCGTACTTACAACACCTGACCATCCTCACGTGGTAGATCCAGCCATGGTCAGGGACAAGGTCGATTTGGACCAAGACCAACCTTAAATAATTTGACAAGTCCACGTCAAATTTGTGACAGCGAGAACCATACCGCCAACACTTAATTAGCATCATTTTGATCATCACCAATTCTAAGCTCCATCCCTTGCTCCCAACCCCACCGCATACGTGGCCACCTGATCCTCTCCAACAAATGATCTGAAGTGGGATCCTGACAGTGGTGCGTGCTACCAATCATGTGACAGATGACCTCGACAATCTCAGCTCGTAATCTGAATATATTGTTCCTATGCAACCTCAAATTGGTAATGGTAATGGACTTCCCATTTCAAACATTAGTACGTCTACTCTCTCTACCATCTGTGATACCTTTGTTCTCAAAAATATTTTTCATGTTCCACAAATATATAACAAACTTATATTTCTAAATTCACACATGACAATGATGTGCTCTTTAAGTTCTATCCTAACTTTTTTCTTGTCAAGGATTGGCGAATGGAGAGAGTGGTGCTTCACGGACTTAATAAAAGGGGATTATACCGCCTCAAACGTGATGATGTATCTAATAAAGTTTCTTCTACTTCTGCTTTCATTGGTGAACAAACCTCCATGACCACCTAGCATCAACGACTAGGTTATTCCATGTTTTGAACCGTCAAAAATATTGTTGCATCTCAATCTCTTCctattaataataaaattattgGTTTTTTAGTTCTAGTCAATTATAGAATAGAAAAAAATCCCGAGTTGCCATTTTTTATATATAGTTATAATATGTATAGTTCACATCTTGAAATAATTGTTTATGATACTTATGGATCTGCACCAGGTTTTGAGTTTTGAGTTTTTTCAGGCTTTTGTCAGGGGTTTAATATTGCAAGTAGAAGTTACGAGAAAATGCAGGGCGATTTTTTTCCAATGGTGTTCGGTTGGGTAGGATTGGAAAATTTTTTACTAAAGATAAGGCAATTTGACTCTATTTTAGATCATTGCagggaggaaaaaaaagaagaagaagatgagcatAAATAGGTCCCATCAATGATACCTTCAAGAGGCCCACTGCGATGtctttgtgacatccactccgtccatcagcttcgcCAACCCCGGTAGGGCCTGAGCCTGAAAAACTAGGCAGAATGAAAACTTAGTTGGCCACCCACTGGCTCTAATTCCATATACAAATTTATACTAGCAGAGCTTGGACGAAGTTGTTATGGGCATCCATTGTAAAAACGAAGAAGCAGAAAAGAGAAGAGTGAGAGGAAACAAAACATGTGTCAAAACATGTGTGTTGTGAGATGTGTGTATGTAGATACCACCGAAATTACCAATTTATAATACTTATTTCCTTATCATAGTTTGATTACAAAATTAATAACAGCTGACCAATACTACCCTCACAATTGCCTTAAAAACAACCCATAACCGTATATCATGATATGCATATAACTTTATTAGGACTTAGCAATGGTTTCCCAAAGGAAATATTCTTTCTAGTTAATTACAAACAACTTCGTTAAAAATCCAACTAAAAGGAATGACCCAAGATTTCTTGCCTGTAGCCACAgctctttcttctattttcttcaatCTTGTGGCCAGATTACACACATAATCTTGGGCCTTCCGTCCTTCTCCAGATAGACCCATAGTAATCTTATTGACCTTCCACCTCGCCACAAAGAATTCCACCATATCCACGTAATCCCGGGCTGTATACACACCCATCCTCTCGGCCACACTAGAGTAATGATGGAAAAGGTCATGATCCTGACCGTCGAACATCAGATGGCCCGGCATGGTGATCCTTATCTTCATCATGTGGGCAAAGGATTGCATCATGGTGTCCGGATCGATCTCGAATAACTTCTCGACAATCAACGTGTAGGCTGTCTCGTGACGCTTCTCATCCGCAGCGATGGTGTGGCAGATCTTTGCCAGATTGGTGTCCCCATAGTACTTGGCATGCTTAGCTGTGTTTGCATGTGCGATGTAGGTTGCTCGTTCTTGGAAGGAAGTGTAGACGAATCCAAGATAAGGGCATTTCTCCAATCCCACGTCCTAAAGggtaaaaatgaaatttaaacaaaaaataaataaataaataaataaataaaaccttatAAGGCTGTAGGTTATGTAATAGTGCTCCTATTTCTTCGGTATATTTGGACAAGCCGATCAATTTGATCCAGATCGTCTTTTAGATTGAGCATACAGTATTCAGAGTATTTGATCCTTCCATTAGCAATTTATGATGGTccccaacaaatggacggcacgAGTTGTTGTTTATaggcttcttttattttattttatttttttattttttttgtcttaaatgattccgaccatccattttatggGCTGATAATTGGATGGTTAAATTCGTTTGATTGGTGTGATATTTATAAGGCGATTCACGATATATGTTCTGGACCTGATGAAAAGCTAAGATCAGTATACTGTACAGACCAAGTATCCCGATGCAAGTAAGAGCTCTATAACCTACGGTGGCCAGAGAGCATTAGATCATTTGCTTGCCGGCAAGTAGAGATGGGCATCGAGTCGAATTGGACTGAGTTAGGGATGACCCGACTCGAttgggttttgaaataggcttgacccgaactcaatctgaCTCAGTACCGACTCCAGCAtgcttgacccgatccgagtccgagtTTGGCTTGGACTACTCCGAAACAAGTCCGACCTAGTTaaagtaccgagtcaggtcaagtTGGCACCTACtcggatcgagagatgagggagggagggagcggagaggagagagaggggaaGAGGGTAgtaatggtggtgggtggctgccgggcttggaagaggagagagagagagagagaatttgggATCGGATTGGGGTCGGGGTTGGGTGCGTcaggtagggttagagatacttagaaaATATGGTTTTTTATTATATACATACACGAATCCAAGTCGAGTCGGGttttgaatcgagtcgagtctgacCGGATCAAGTTTTAGGTCGATTTAGATCGAGTTACAgggtaactcaaactcgacttggcTTGAGTACAGAttaggcgaagcctactcggttcgaacAGACTCACCAATTTGGTTTGGGTTGAATCGGGTTTGAAGAAGTCAAACAAGTCAAGTCAGACGAGTCAAGTCGTCCCTTGCCCAGCTCTACCCGCAAGACATAAAAGCTAGAGATTTTTACCCCAAAATTCCCAATGAATCTAAACTTTACCAAATAATACCTCTATGATTAGAAATCATATGGAGGAGCTTCTTAagggatgaaattacaaaaaatacTCTTAAGACTTGTGGCACCCACATGATGCATATAACATCTAACCCGTTAATGCACCACACCATGGTGACAACACAAATCAAACGTTAAGTCAGTCTGgtcatcagatgggctacacttGAATGAGGATGTTTTGAATGgtgtatattatatttttatggattggcccaccttatgattggtTCTGACAAATGTTTAGATTCTCTGCTGATAAAGTTGGTGTACATCcgttggataggttggatgtgaGAAACataccacgtgggccccacaactctTAATATTCtacttttatatataaaaaagcaaaaaaggaTAATAATGTAATTTCATCTCTTATAAAAGCACTGTCTCAAGAGACATCAGTTACTGGAGGTACTATTtggtaaattttatttttatgaggaattttgcagtaaaaatccctaaaaactTCTAAAAGTGGACCGAATAGCATTTGTTGCGGCCCACTGTAAGTTCCTGTGTGCGGAAGCTATGTGGACCACGGACATTCTCATGTGAAATCTACTCGGTCTAGGTTCTCAAACTCAGGAATCCAAATTatacaaggcagatccaaaactctggtgggccacgagaCAAGAAAAAGTTAAACTAAGAACATCCATCGTGGAAACCTTACTGAATCCcacatgatgtttacatgccattgaaactgttcataaggttatatattattattacgATTAACTgtatgcacaaatatcatcctcatccaaaacttttgtagcccttacaaggttttcaatggtaggcatcaatcCCTGTTATTTCACGTGGGAAGATTCgattctgccttatttttagactATTTTGCTAGTGTGAACttgtgaaactgatggacggaatgcattTCTCACTGACATTTAGGCCCCATGTAGCTTCTGCCCACAGAAACTTTGTAGCAGCTGAGGGCAACAAATTGGACACAGGTTGCCTGCCTAACGGCCTCTTGTAAGAAGTTCCTGCCATtagaagctaagtggggcccatctgtttTGCCACTTATGTTAGTCCATGAGTCTAAAAATATGACAgaaacaaaactcaagtgggccgcacaacaaGTAAAAAGTGgttagggaaatgcctaccattgaaacatcattgggtccactgtgatatttatatgccatccaaactgttcgcatggtcattcctactaggatgaacgaaaaacacaaaaatattggcctaatacaaaacttatgtagccccacaaatgtttcaacggtgtacaTTCAATCCTTATTGTTTTCTAGCGTGTGggccgcttgagttttggatgtgcctcaattttgggcacaTGTCCTGACATGACCTAGAAAAATGaaaggatggtgtggatttctcacaaacattacgatGAGATCCCATCTAGCTTTTGATCGCAATCTGAAGGCCTTGGAGATATATGCTCTCATTTTCTCGTACTACAGTTTTTTGGACATTGGCAATTGTCATATCTTGTAGTCAATATGATGAGAAGAACAGGAGAGAGTGGATATCTCCTCCTGGAGTATTCTTTTGTCGGAGAGTTTTTGTATAGAAGAAGAGTGTGAGAGAAGTAAGTCTTCTCTCTCTTATGAGTACGTATGTGAAGTCCTACTTTCTTTAGGACTTTGACAGTTGTCATATGGTGTGGTTGATATAATGATGAGAATAGGTAAACACGGTGGATCATCTCCTAAAGTATTGTTTTGTGGGAGAGTTCTTGcacagaagaaggaaaaaaaaaaaactttaaaagtgaGAAAGACTCaagttttgtatttttatttcttttattttattgagGAAGAAATCTCTAGGTTGTTGACTTATTGACTACGTTATTACCAAACCACATAAATCTCTATGCTTGTTATCCCTTGTTTTTTATATTTAGCCTCTTGGAATTTTGTTCGGCCtttagagggtttttttttttttttttaatgtggttTTTCTTTGCTTGCATCGGTGTGTAAGTATTTTTCTGCAATATGAAGAAACCTGTGTCGTAGAAGATTTAAAGGCAGTTAGGCCACTTGGGTCCCACATGCCATGCGGAGATGTTTTTTGATTAAAAGAATTCACATGCTCCAATAATTAGGGAGAAAGGGTG contains:
- the LOC131237463 gene encoding stearoyl-[acyl-carrier-protein] 9-desaturase 2, chloroplastic-like isoform X3; translation: MPPEKIEIFKSMEEWATNNVLMHLRPVEKSWQPQDFLPHPCSENFFDQIREIRARSVDIPNDYYVCLVGDMITEEALPTYQTMLNSFVGTQDETGASPTSWAIWTRSWTAEENRHGDLLNKYLYLCGRVDMRQVEKTIQYLIGSGMDVGLEKCPYLGFVYTSFQERATYIAHANTAKHAKYYGDTNLAKICHTIAADEKRHETAYTLIVEKLFEIDPDTMMQSFAHMMKIRITMPGHLMFDGQDHDLFHHYSSVAERMGVYTARDYVDMVEFFVARWKVNKITMGLSGEGRKAQDYVCNLATRLKKIEERAVATGKKSWVIPFSWIFNEVVCN
- the LOC131237463 gene encoding stearoyl-[acyl-carrier-protein] 9-desaturase 2, chloroplastic-like isoform X2 — translated: MCREVGKIGKHRSLEDTHVRVRQSMPPEKIEIFKSMEEWATNNVLMHLRPVEKSWQPQDFLPHPCSENFFDQIREIRARSVDIPNDYYVCLVGDMITEEALPTYQTMLNSFVGTQDETGASPTSWAIWTRSWTAEENRHGDLLNKYLYLCGRVDMRQVEKTIQYLIGSGMDVGLEKCPYLGFVYTSFQERATYIAHANTAKHAKYYGDTNLAKICHTIAADEKRHETAYTLIVEKLFEIDPDTMMQSFAHMMKIRITMPGHLMFDGQDHDLFHHYSSVAERMGVYTARDYVDMVEFFVARWKVNKITMGLSGEGRKAQDYVCNLATRLKKIEERAVATGKKSWVIPFSWIFNEVVCN